The genomic segment ACAACAAGCTCCTTTTACATTTTAAAATGCCTGAAATGACAGACCAGCAGTTTGCATATGCTCATATGCAGACTGCTGATGAATCAATGGCTTATCTTTTTCCTGATAAAGAAATGCTCAAAGCTGCCCAGGCTTTCCGCAAATCTCTTAATTATGCTGATTATACACCATTTATGGAAATTGAACCATTTCTTAAACCCCTGTTAAAAGCATTGCGGCCTTTTTATAAAACTGCTATTGCCACCAACCGGTCAGATACAATGCCCAGGGTTATGAAAGAATTTGGTTTACAGCAGTATTTTGATATGGTTGTAACAGCTCTTGACGTGAAAAATCCCAAGCCCCATCCTGAAGAATTGCTGAAAATATTGAGCCATTTTAACCTTAATCCTGAACAGGCTCTTTATATCGGAGATTCAAAAGCTGATGAACTGGCAGCAAAGGCAGCAAAAGTTCTTTTTGCTGCATATA from the Desulfonema limicola genome contains:
- a CDS encoding HAD family hydrolase; its protein translation is MIKNCKIIIFDCDGVMFDTADVNRMYYNKLLLHFKMPEMTDQQFAYAHMQTADESMAYLFPDKEMLKAAQAFRKSLNYADYTPFMEIEPFLKPLLKALRPFYKTAIATNRSDTMPRVMKEFGLQQYFDMVVTALDVKNPKPHPEELLKILSHFNLNPEQALYIGDSKADELAAKAAKVLFAAYNNVNLDADFHIKSLKEIKDILNITGKL